From one Treponema denticola genomic stretch:
- a CDS encoding permease has protein sequence MLSFISTTNTIFLSILLQAFPFMLLGIVISSILHVFISGNFIVKVFPSRHGLGFLTAVFGGLVFPVCECASVPVLSGLIKKGVIMPIAVTFMLAAPILNPISIMATLYAFPESPMIAVYRIILGIVTAASIGILLLFYPKNEYLKEDIENDNHCSCGCNCEDSYSASHGSGQRSFIENLKEMFLHSGAEFFNVGPYFILGALFTSLIRAGVPSNFFIQFNESHSLSGILIMMLFAFIFSACSTSDAFIARSFYGTFSLFSIMGFLVYGPMMDIKNIFMLLSIFKKRFVIELTIIITIMNIIFISAMSFLIKI, from the coding sequence ATGTTGAGTTTTATAAGTACAACCAACACGATTTTTTTAAGCATCCTCCTTCAAGCCTTTCCTTTTATGCTTTTGGGGATAGTTATATCTTCAATCCTTCATGTTTTTATTTCGGGTAATTTTATCGTTAAAGTTTTTCCGAGCAGACACGGTCTTGGATTTTTAACAGCCGTATTCGGCGGACTTGTTTTTCCGGTATGTGAATGTGCTTCGGTGCCCGTTCTTTCAGGACTTATAAAAAAAGGGGTTATCATGCCTATTGCGGTAACCTTTATGCTTGCAGCTCCTATTTTAAATCCCATTTCAATAATGGCCACCTTATATGCCTTCCCTGAATCTCCGATGATTGCGGTATATAGGATAATCTTAGGTATAGTAACAGCCGCCTCAATCGGGATATTGCTTTTGTTCTATCCTAAAAACGAATATTTGAAGGAAGACATAGAGAACGATAATCATTGTTCTTGCGGCTGCAATTGCGAAGACTCTTACAGCGCATCTCATGGTTCCGGACAAAGATCCTTTATTGAAAATCTAAAAGAAATGTTCTTGCACAGCGGAGCGGAATTTTTTAATGTCGGTCCTTATTTTATATTGGGAGCCTTATTTACTTCCCTAATACGAGCCGGAGTACCGAGTAATTTTTTTATACAATTTAATGAATCCCATTCTTTGAGCGGAATTTTAATTATGATGCTTTTTGCCTTTATTTTTTCTGCATGTTCAACATCGGATGCCTTTATTGCCCGAAGCTTTTATGGAACTTTTTCACTTTTTTCAATTATGGGCTTCCTCGTATACGGCCCCATGATGGATATAAAAAACATCTTCATGCTTTTATCTATTTTTAAAAAACGGTTTGTAATAGAATTAACTATAATCATAACTATTATGAATATCATTTTTATAAGTGCAATGAGTTTTCTAATCAAGATATGA
- a CDS encoding poly(ethylene terephthalate) hydrolase family protein yields MNSHLQGKHKIFEGPYDIRAYNDKNMIGFNRVYKKTLEDNKEDKSLSDEENLRGEITVYIPKKKGTYPLILISHGWANYKYGLLPIGHYLASYGYAVVLFTSKKKAIPKDWIPTFTAVHNLIKNKNEDSSHDLYGLIDINNIGIVTHSMSGPASFYYASLMPEVKAISAIHPYNGASPIVEAIASSNEELGDEFPKIKSAVLFLTSEIDRSAYPEKTYKFFKNLNKDAPACFLSFKNIKHNGALDIFKTPLSGGYDEKAFKLYSRLSVLWLDAFLKGKKENLKYFQINDESFQDIKDLLYTEIHREHETYPSYDSRNLK; encoded by the coding sequence ATGAATTCTCATTTACAAGGCAAACATAAAATCTTTGAAGGTCCCTACGATATAAGAGCTTACAATGACAAAAATATGATAGGATTTAACCGTGTTTATAAAAAAACATTGGAGGACAACAAAGAGGACAAGAGCCTTTCAGATGAAGAAAATTTAAGAGGTGAAATTACAGTCTATATACCTAAAAAGAAAGGAACATATCCTCTTATCTTAATAAGCCATGGTTGGGCTAATTATAAATACGGTTTGTTACCTATCGGACACTATCTTGCCTCATACGGATATGCCGTAGTTCTTTTTACTTCAAAGAAAAAAGCCATTCCAAAGGATTGGATTCCAACCTTTACTGCCGTCCACAATTTGATAAAGAATAAAAATGAAGATTCCTCTCACGATTTATACGGCTTAATCGATATAAATAATATAGGTATTGTAACCCATTCGATGAGCGGGCCTGCATCTTTTTATTACGCAAGCCTTATGCCTGAAGTTAAGGCTATAAGTGCAATTCATCCTTATAATGGAGCCTCACCTATTGTTGAAGCCATAGCAAGCTCCAATGAAGAACTAGGCGACGAATTCCCGAAAATTAAAAGTGCCGTTTTATTTTTAACTTCCGAAATTGATAGATCCGCTTATCCCGAAAAAACCTACAAGTTTTTTAAAAACTTAAATAAAGATGCCCCTGCATGTTTTCTCTCATTTAAAAATATAAAGCATAATGGGGCCTTGGATATTTTTAAAACACCCCTATCCGGAGGCTATGATGAAAAAGCATTTAAACTTTATTCCCGTCTTTCAGTATTATGGCTTGATGCATTTTTAAAGGGTAAAAAAGAAAATTTAAAATATTTTCAAATAAATGATGAAAGTTTTCAAGATATTAAGGACTTGCTCTATACCGAAATACATAGAGAGCACGAAACCTATCCAAGCTATGATTCGCGCAATTTAAAATAA
- a CDS encoding ABC transporter ATP-binding protein, whose translation MQNLKKLLSYARGQSRLYLLALIFTLFSQVIVAMQPQLIRITIDSVIGGAPLPKGLISQLVALFKNHLNGTSGLIVMASLVVAFSLIRGIFTFGRINIASIATERSIKTLRNRLFNHIQLLPYSYHSKAETGNLIQRCTSDVETIRLALYSQIMDTISAVFLIIYTIYLMAQLNTNLMLISFCIMPLTFFSSAIFFKRIQSQFKKATEYEASMTTAIQENLTGIRVVKAFTRHQYEIEKFIKRSERYRNQNLKINNSFAAFWAFADSLSIAQVFGIILYGSLLAYRNEITAGDLVAFISYTEMLIWPVRRLGRIISNIGKSFVSANRIETILNETPEDIFPTNEKPKITGNIVFDSVSFSYPETQNQKILDNVSFSIKSGQTLAILGPTGSGKSSLVHLLARLYEYDSGSIKIDGKELNTIDKGWIRSQVGLILQEPFLYGRTIMENIKLAVPDISDSSARHFSKVAFLDDEISKFEKGYETLVGERGVSLSGGQKQRLAIARTLIKDSPVIIFDDSLSAVDTQTDISIRSALKEEKGNKTMIIISHRISTICDADNIIVLENGKISQEGTHEELIAQEGLYKRIYDIQSAVQARA comes from the coding sequence ATGCAAAATTTAAAAAAACTTTTATCGTATGCGAGAGGGCAAAGCCGGCTTTATCTGCTTGCCCTTATTTTTACGCTTTTTTCGCAAGTGATTGTTGCTATGCAGCCCCAGTTAATCCGAATTACAATAGACTCGGTAATAGGCGGAGCTCCCCTGCCGAAAGGTTTAATATCTCAGCTTGTTGCCTTGTTTAAAAATCACTTAAACGGAACAAGCGGTCTTATTGTGATGGCCTCCTTGGTAGTTGCATTTTCACTTATAAGGGGCATCTTTACATTCGGCAGAATAAATATAGCCAGTATTGCAACCGAGCGCTCAATAAAGACTCTGAGAAACAGATTGTTCAATCACATTCAGCTTCTTCCTTATTCTTATCATTCAAAGGCAGAAACCGGAAATTTGATTCAGCGATGTACTTCTGATGTTGAAACCATCCGCTTGGCTCTGTATTCCCAGATAATGGACACTATAAGTGCCGTGTTTTTAATAATTTATACTATTTACCTGATGGCGCAATTAAACACAAACCTGATGCTTATCTCCTTTTGCATTATGCCTTTAACATTCTTTTCATCAGCTATATTTTTTAAAAGAATTCAAAGTCAATTTAAAAAGGCAACGGAGTATGAAGCCTCAATGACTACTGCGATACAGGAAAATTTAACCGGCATAAGAGTCGTAAAGGCTTTTACCCGCCATCAATACGAAATAGAAAAATTTATTAAACGGAGCGAGAGATACCGCAATCAGAATTTAAAGATTAACAACAGCTTTGCCGCCTTTTGGGCCTTTGCCGATTCTCTTTCGATTGCTCAAGTTTTTGGGATAATCCTTTACGGAAGCCTTCTGGCCTACCGCAATGAGATAACGGCAGGCGATTTGGTAGCCTTTATTTCTTATACGGAAATGTTAATCTGGCCTGTTCGCCGTTTAGGGCGAATAATAAGCAATATCGGTAAATCATTTGTTTCGGCAAACCGTATTGAGACTATTTTAAATGAAACACCTGAAGATATTTTTCCGACAAACGAAAAACCCAAAATTACCGGAAACATAGTTTTTGATTCCGTTTCGTTTTCTTATCCCGAAACGCAAAATCAAAAGATACTTGACAATGTTTCTTTTAGCATTAAAAGCGGACAGACCCTTGCAATCTTAGGGCCTACAGGTTCGGGAAAAAGCTCCCTTGTACATTTACTTGCCCGTCTTTATGAATATGATTCCGGTTCTATTAAAATAGACGGAAAAGAATTAAACACAATAGACAAGGGCTGGATAAGGTCGCAGGTAGGGCTTATTTTGCAGGAGCCTTTTTTATACGGCAGAACAATTATGGAAAACATCAAATTGGCCGTCCCTGATATTTCGGATTCCTCGGCCCGTCATTTCTCAAAGGTTGCTTTTTTAGATGATGAAATAAGTAAGTTTGAAAAAGGCTATGAAACCTTGGTCGGCGAGCGCGGTGTATCTTTATCGGGAGGGCAAAAACAAAGGCTTGCAATTGCCAGAACACTCATCAAAGATTCTCCCGTTATTATTTTTGATGATTCCCTTTCGGCGGTGGATACTCAAACGGATATCAGCATCCGTTCCGCACTAAAGGAAGAAAAGGGAAACAAAACTATGATTATAATTTCGCATAGAATTTCGACTATTTGCGATGCAGATAATATAATCGTTTTAGAAAACGGAAAGATAAGCCAAGAGGGCACTCATGAGGAGCTCATAGCTCAAGAAGGTTTATATAAGAGAATTTACGATATTCAAAGTGCTGTACAAGCTAGAGCGTAA
- a CDS encoding ABC transporter ATP-binding protein, which produces MEDFDIDKGNEKFKSGIWKKVLKEFGYFKELLVPGILLGGLTGALDVVQPKMTKYVLDTFVKGRDLSNFNASIIFTVVFLLITAASTFFFIKFIGHLEIKMCHRLRTKCFTKLQSLSLSFYDKNAVGWLMSRMSSDINKLSSIVAWGATDLFWGFCMMMAVIIAMLGDSPRLALIGLLTLPVIVLFSIYLRGKILKAQRRVRKINSQLTASYNEDIQGAKTTKTLVREELNAKEFLSKTEEMKKASIIGILISSILMPTVQLIGAVGTALMIVYGGISVVSGAITMGLLVAFFSYVTQFNAPLAEAADLFAEFISAQAAAERIFGLLEEESEIKDKDEVIKKYGTAICPTDEKRPAIKGNVKFDDVSFWYKEGEPVLSGFSLDVEAGQTIALVGATGAGKSTIVNLFCRFYEPKSGRILVDGIDYTDMPESWIHENLGYVLQSPHLFSGTIAENIRYGKLDASDEEIIEAAKLVDAHDFIVKMEKAYDTEVGEGGSLLSTGQKQLVSFARTLVRNPRLFVLDEATSSIDTETEQKIQSAITTVLSGRTSFVVAHRLSTIRNADKIIVVEGGKMIECGNHDELMKQKGHYYELYTHQFISEEQRSLNINS; this is translated from the coding sequence ATGGAAGATTTTGATATAGATAAAGGTAACGAGAAATTTAAAAGCGGGATATGGAAGAAGGTTCTAAAAGAATTCGGTTATTTTAAGGAGCTGCTGGTTCCGGGCATTCTTTTGGGCGGTCTGACAGGAGCATTGGATGTTGTCCAGCCTAAGATGACCAAATATGTTCTAGACACCTTTGTAAAGGGGCGGGATTTAAGCAATTTTAATGCTTCAATCATTTTTACGGTAGTGTTCTTGCTGATTACTGCAGCCTCTACTTTTTTCTTTATAAAATTTATAGGCCATTTGGAAATAAAAATGTGCCACCGCCTGAGAACAAAGTGTTTTACAAAATTGCAGTCCCTTTCACTTTCTTTTTACGATAAAAATGCTGTCGGCTGGCTTATGTCAAGAATGTCCTCCGATATAAATAAATTATCCAGCATTGTCGCATGGGGTGCAACCGACCTATTTTGGGGTTTTTGTATGATGATGGCTGTAATAATTGCTATGCTTGGAGACAGCCCTCGGCTTGCTCTCATAGGCTTACTGACCCTTCCCGTAATTGTGCTTTTCAGTATTTATCTGCGGGGTAAAATCTTAAAAGCACAAAGACGGGTGCGCAAAATAAATTCTCAATTGACAGCCTCCTACAATGAGGATATTCAGGGTGCTAAGACAACTAAGACCTTGGTTCGTGAAGAACTTAATGCAAAAGAATTCTTGTCCAAAACCGAGGAGATGAAAAAGGCATCTATCATTGGTATCTTAATTTCGTCTATTCTTATGCCAACCGTTCAATTAATCGGCGCTGTCGGCACCGCCCTCATGATTGTGTATGGAGGAATTTCGGTTGTTTCGGGGGCTATTACGATGGGCTTGCTGGTTGCCTTTTTTTCTTATGTTACTCAGTTTAATGCTCCTTTAGCTGAAGCCGCCGACCTTTTTGCCGAATTTATTTCGGCTCAGGCAGCAGCCGAGCGAATTTTCGGGCTTCTTGAAGAGGAGTCCGAAATTAAGGACAAGGATGAGGTTATAAAAAAATACGGTACAGCCATTTGTCCCACAGATGAAAAACGGCCGGCTATTAAGGGTAATGTAAAATTTGACGATGTTTCCTTTTGGTACAAGGAGGGAGAACCTGTATTAAGCGGTTTTAGCCTCGATGTTGAAGCGGGACAGACTATAGCCTTGGTCGGGGCTACGGGAGCCGGAAAATCTACCATTGTCAATCTTTTTTGCAGGTTTTATGAGCCCAAAAGCGGACGCATCCTTGTGGACGGCATAGACTATACGGATATGCCCGAGAGTTGGATTCACGAAAACCTAGGCTATGTGCTTCAGTCTCCCCATCTTTTTTCGGGAACGATTGCAGAAAATATCAGGTACGGAAAATTGGATGCGAGCGATGAAGAAATTATCGAGGCTGCAAAGCTGGTAGATGCCCATGATTTTATAGTTAAAATGGAAAAGGCTTATGATACGGAGGTCGGAGAAGGAGGAAGCCTTCTTTCCACAGGACAAAAGCAGCTTGTTTCTTTTGCCCGAACCTTGGTAAGAAACCCTCGCCTCTTTGTTTTGGACGAAGCAACTTCTTCAATAGATACCGAAACCGAACAAAAAATTCAGAGTGCCATTACGACCGTATTATCGGGACGCACCTCCTTTGTTGTAGCCCATAGATTATCGACAATAAGAAATGCAGATAAGATAATTGTTGTTGAAGGCGGAAAAATGATTGAGTGCGGTAATCATGATGAGCTGATGAAGCAAAAAGGCCATTATTATGAGCTTTATACCCATCAATTTATCAGTGAAGAGCAAAGGTCCTTAAACATAAATAGTTAA
- a CDS encoding AAA family ATPase: MNTKDIIDELIKNIGLVVKGKDDVIRLFVAAFLTGGNVLIDDVPGVGKTTMVKALAKLIKKDYGDTAEFKRIQCTPDLLPYDITGVDVFNAQTQSFEFIKGPVFCDIFLADELNRTPPKVQAALLEVMEEKQVTVGRQTYKLPETFFTAATQNPVETLGTYPLPPAQLDRFMISISIGYPDDASALEILDGNPGVSALSKLYPVITTGNIITSREEQERVYCHKALQKAIIDICNKTREHSDIELGASPRASLQFLHLAKTIALSNGRNWVEDTDIEIIAPYVLAHKCIFKNRKANAKESIAEITKSVLIKMDKETDWSKGA; encoded by the coding sequence ATGAATACAAAAGATATAATAGATGAGCTTATAAAAAATATCGGTTTAGTGGTAAAAGGAAAAGATGATGTTATTCGTCTTTTTGTTGCGGCGTTTTTGACCGGAGGCAATGTTCTTATAGATGATGTTCCCGGAGTCGGAAAAACAACAATGGTAAAAGCCTTAGCTAAATTAATAAAAAAAGACTATGGAGATACTGCTGAGTTTAAAAGGATTCAATGTACCCCTGACTTACTTCCATATGATATTACCGGTGTTGATGTTTTTAATGCTCAAACTCAAAGTTTTGAATTTATAAAAGGCCCCGTTTTTTGTGACATTTTTTTAGCCGATGAATTAAATAGAACTCCTCCCAAGGTTCAAGCCGCGCTTCTTGAGGTTATGGAAGAAAAACAGGTTACTGTTGGAAGACAAACTTACAAACTACCCGAGACTTTTTTTACGGCTGCCACTCAAAACCCTGTAGAAACATTAGGAACTTATCCTTTGCCTCCGGCTCAGCTTGACAGATTTATGATTTCTATTTCTATAGGTTATCCCGATGATGCGTCTGCTCTTGAAATCCTTGACGGTAATCCCGGTGTGTCGGCACTTTCAAAACTTTATCCCGTCATCACTACAGGCAATATAATTACATCTCGAGAAGAGCAAGAAAGAGTTTACTGTCATAAAGCCCTACAAAAAGCTATAATAGATATCTGCAATAAAACAAGAGAACATTCCGACATTGAATTGGGGGCTTCTCCTAGGGCTTCTTTGCAATTTTTGCATCTTGCAAAAACTATTGCTCTTTCTAATGGACGAAACTGGGTTGAAGATACGGATATTGAAATAATCGCTCCTTATGTTCTTGCCCATAAATGTATTTTTAAAAATAGAAAGGCTAATGCAAAAGAATCTATTGCAGAAATTACAAAATCCGTTTTAATAAAAATGGATAAAGAAACGGACTGGTCTAAAGGGGCTTAA
- the pip gene encoding prolyl aminopeptidase, translated as MKILYEKTPLFDEGFLKVSDIHSIYYAQYGNPDGKPVVFLHGGPGGGCIPVASQYFDPEFYRIVLFDQRGAGKSLPPCEMKENKSENLVEDIEKLREHLSIKKWMVFGGSWGSTLALIYSIAHPDKVVSIILRGIFLGTQEEIDWIYEEGGASKFFPEDFEAYQNFIPLEERSSLVRAYSKRLFGEDKKLSLEAAHKWSRWESALVRLFPAVYDMSDEEALAMAKAECHYFLHKCFFKDDNYILNNCNKIKDLPCTIVQGRYDMDCPPFSAYKLHKKLPKSNLNIVLFGGHSSMEPGLVDGLVRAAEDHKKFF; from the coding sequence ATGAAAATTTTATATGAAAAAACACCGCTTTTTGATGAAGGCTTTTTAAAGGTCTCGGATATTCACAGTATTTATTATGCTCAATACGGCAATCCCGATGGGAAGCCCGTAGTTTTTTTACACGGAGGCCCCGGAGGAGGATGTATTCCGGTTGCCAGCCAATACTTTGATCCCGAATTTTACCGAATAGTTTTATTCGATCAAAGGGGTGCGGGAAAAAGTTTACCTCCTTGCGAGATGAAAGAAAACAAATCGGAAAATCTGGTTGAAGATATAGAAAAACTACGGGAACATCTAAGTATTAAAAAATGGATGGTCTTCGGCGGAAGCTGGGGAAGTACCCTCGCTCTAATCTATTCCATAGCTCACCCCGATAAGGTTGTATCTATAATCCTACGAGGAATCTTTTTAGGAACGCAAGAAGAAATAGACTGGATTTACGAAGAAGGCGGAGCTTCCAAATTCTTCCCTGAAGATTTTGAAGCCTACCAAAATTTTATTCCGCTGGAAGAAAGGAGCTCCTTGGTAAGGGCTTATTCAAAACGCCTTTTTGGAGAGGATAAAAAACTTTCGCTTGAAGCTGCCCATAAGTGGAGCCGCTGGGAATCGGCCCTCGTGCGTCTCTTTCCGGCTGTCTATGATATGAGTGATGAAGAAGCCCTTGCTATGGCCAAGGCTGAATGTCATTACTTTTTACACAAGTGCTTTTTTAAGGATGATAATTATATCTTAAACAACTGCAATAAGATTAAAGACCTCCCATGTACTATCGTGCAAGGAAGATACGATATGGACTGTCCGCCCTTCTCCGCTTATAAACTGCATAAAAAATTACCCAAATCGAATTTGAACATTGTCTTATTCGGAGGACACTCCAGCATGGAACCGGGACTGGTGGACGGCCTTGTAAGAGCTGCAGAAGACCATAAAAAATTTTTTTAG
- a CDS encoding PspC domain-containing protein → MKKRLCKSSRDKKILGVCAGLAEYLGIDPVLIRLLWIIFALFVGSGIIVYIIAAIIMPYDTEVKDDDESYEYAPRD, encoded by the coding sequence ATGAAAAAGAGATTATGCAAATCATCAAGGGATAAAAAAATTTTAGGAGTTTGTGCAGGACTTGCCGAGTATCTTGGTATTGACCCTGTTTTGATAAGGCTCCTGTGGATTATATTTGCTTTATTTGTAGGTTCCGGAATCATTGTTTACATAATAGCGGCTATTATCATGCCCTATGATACGGAAGTTAAGGATGATGATGAGTCCTATGAGTATGCCCCTCGTGATTGA
- a CDS encoding TIGR03943 family putative permease subunit, protein MKKIFLSVFIEKIIRSLLLLIGSFIFIYAVVSQKALLYVHIRHIGIIIFSAIVFFIIGILTMKDAFYFPYHTHSKRKSPLYLVIFLLPILFAILIPYKALTSDSLAFNGDIFLFQKQKEEAGYNFNFRPSRLLELEDGFVVMDDETFGRWLPELYLNLDSWVDKKIKIEGSVWKNPEVLSENEFAIGRMLMVCCAADMQPAGLIAQWFKANELKEDDWVRVTGTISKIEYEGSFEPLIIVDNIESIPRPVLEYVYPF, encoded by the coding sequence ATGAAAAAAATATTTTTAAGTGTTTTTATTGAAAAAATTATACGCTCCTTATTGTTATTGATAGGGTCTTTTATTTTTATCTATGCAGTAGTCTCACAAAAAGCCCTGTTATATGTTCATATCCGGCACATCGGTATAATTATTTTTTCGGCTATTGTGTTTTTTATAATAGGGATTCTTACAATGAAGGATGCTTTTTATTTTCCATATCACACTCATTCAAAAAGAAAAAGTCCCCTGTACCTAGTAATTTTTTTACTGCCAATTTTGTTTGCGATCCTTATTCCGTACAAAGCTTTAACTTCGGACTCTCTTGCATTTAACGGAGATATTTTTTTATTTCAAAAGCAAAAAGAAGAAGCCGGTTATAATTTCAATTTTAGACCGAGCAGGCTTTTGGAATTGGAAGACGGCTTTGTGGTTATGGATGATGAAACCTTCGGGCGCTGGCTGCCTGAACTTTATCTGAATTTGGACTCATGGGTAGATAAGAAGATAAAAATCGAAGGTAGTGTTTGGAAAAATCCTGAAGTTTTAAGTGAAAACGAATTTGCTATAGGAAGAATGTTGATGGTTTGCTGTGCAGCCGATATGCAGCCGGCAGGTCTCATAGCTCAATGGTTTAAGGCCAATGAGCTGAAAGAGGACGATTGGGTACGCGTTACAGGAACAATTTCAAAAATAGAATATGAAGGCAGTTTTGAACCTCTAATCATAGTCGATAATATAGAATCTATTCCGCGTCCGGTTTTAGAATATGTCTATCCTTTTTAA